In Arcobacter ellisii, a genomic segment contains:
- a CDS encoding cation diffusion facilitator family transporter, which translates to MTSQKKATVVSSSVAAVLTLIKLVIGFASGSVAVLASAVDSVLDMFVSIFNYFAISKSEKPADKTFNYGRGKIEALASVIEGTIITISGLFLLYQAVKKAILGEVSQYLDISIYVMIISIIITISLVTYLNIIAKKTNSMVIKADALHYKTDVFSNLAVLISLLLVTFTGYEIIDVFVGGGIAIYIIYSAYELIHEGVLVLLDRAVDENLVEKIEEIIKANDKVNTYHLLKTREASNQTFVEVHLVFDCLITLMDAHRASDSIENKIKKLDEKREWIINIHMDPYDDFKMNDLHH; encoded by the coding sequence ATGACTTCTCAAAAGAAAGCTACCGTTGTTTCATCTAGTGTTGCAGCGGTACTTACTCTAATAAAACTTGTTATTGGATTTGCTAGTGGTTCAGTAGCAGTTTTAGCTTCCGCTGTTGATTCTGTTTTAGATATGTTTGTATCTATTTTTAACTATTTTGCTATTTCAAAATCTGAAAAACCTGCTGATAAAACTTTTAATTATGGTCGAGGAAAAATTGAAGCTTTAGCTTCTGTAATTGAAGGTACAATTATTACTATTTCTGGACTTTTTCTTCTTTATCAAGCAGTTAAAAAAGCTATTTTAGGGGAAGTTTCACAATATTTAGATATCTCTATTTATGTGATGATTATCTCTATAATAATAACTATTTCTTTAGTAACTTATCTAAATATAATTGCAAAAAAAACTAACTCGATGGTAATAAAAGCTGATGCACTTCACTATAAAACTGACGTTTTTAGTAATCTTGCTGTTTTAATCTCTCTTTTATTGGTAACATTTACTGGTTATGAAATCATTGATGTTTTTGTAGGTGGAGGAATTGCAATTTATATTATATATTCTGCTTATGAATTAATTCATGAAGGTGTACTTGTTTTATTAGATAGAGCTGTTGATGAAAATTTAGTAGAAAAAATAGAAGAGATAATAAAAGCAAATGACAAAGTAAACACTTATCATTTATTAAAAACAAGAGAAGCATCAAATCAAACTTTTGTTGAAGTTCATTTAGTTTTTGATTGTTTAATAACTCTAATGGATGCCCATAGAGCAAGTGATTCTATTGAAAATAAAATAAAAAAATTAGATGAAAAAAGAGAATGGATTATAAATATTCATATGGATCCGTATGATGATTTCAAAATGAATGATTTACATCACTAA
- a CDS encoding pyridoxal phosphate-dependent aminotransferase, with amino-acid sequence MKIANRMENLSPSVTMAITALARELKAQGKDILSFSAGEPDFDTPELIKQAAIKAINEGHTKYTAVEGIIATKQAIINKLKKDHNLDYKLEGIVISNGAKHSLFNLFQVLVEEGDEVIIPAPYWVTYPEQVKFSGGVPVFIETDDSTEFKITPEQLKAAITPKTKILLLNTPSNPTGSVYSKEELLALGEVLKGTDIIVLSDEMYEKIMYNGKKFTACAEVSEDMYKRTVTINGLSKAVAMTGWRFGYIATPDVALAKALTKLQGQVTSNINTMTQYAAIPALEGEADETIEMMRVEFEKRKNYAVKAFNEIKGLSCVEPDGAFYLFVNIKNVTPDSMKFCADLLEEKGVALVPGLAFGTEGYVRFSFATDLATIQEGIKRIKEFVESK; translated from the coding sequence ATGAAAATTGCAAACAGAATGGAGAACCTATCTCCATCGGTTACTATGGCAATAACTGCCCTAGCAAGAGAGCTTAAAGCTCAAGGTAAAGATATACTAAGTTTTAGTGCAGGTGAACCTGACTTTGATACTCCTGAATTAATTAAACAAGCTGCAATCAAAGCTATTAATGAAGGACATACTAAATATACAGCCGTAGAAGGTATTATCGCTACCAAGCAAGCAATTATTAATAAATTAAAAAAAGACCACAATTTAGATTATAAATTAGAAGGTATCGTAATTAGCAACGGTGCAAAACACTCATTATTTAACCTATTCCAAGTTCTTGTTGAAGAGGGTGATGAAGTGATTATTCCAGCACCTTATTGGGTTACATATCCAGAGCAAGTTAAATTCTCAGGTGGAGTTCCTGTATTTATTGAAACAGATGACTCAACAGAATTCAAAATTACACCAGAGCAATTAAAAGCTGCTATTACACCTAAAACAAAAATTTTACTTTTAAATACTCCATCTAACCCAACTGGTTCAGTATATTCTAAAGAAGAATTACTTGCACTTGGAGAAGTTTTAAAAGGAACAGATATTATCGTATTATCAGATGAAATGTATGAAAAAATCATGTACAACGGTAAAAAATTTACTGCATGTGCTGAAGTTTCTGAAGATATGTACAAAAGAACAGTAACTATCAACGGTTTAAGTAAAGCTGTTGCTATGACTGGATGGAGATTTGGATATATTGCAACTCCAGATGTTGCACTTGCAAAAGCTTTAACAAAACTTCAAGGTCAAGTTACTTCAAATATCAACACTATGACTCAATATGCTGCTATTCCTGCACTTGAAGGTGAAGCAGACGAAACTATTGAGATGATGAGAGTTGAGTTTGAAAAAAGAAAAAATTATGCTGTTAAAGCATTTAATGAGATCAAAGGTTTATCTTGTGTTGAGCCTGATGGTGCATTCTACTTATTTGTAAACATTAAAAATGTTACACCAGATTCTATGAAATTCTGCGCAGATTTATTAGAAGAAAAAGGTGTAGCTTTAGTTCCTGGTCTTGCTTTTGGAACAGAAGGTTATGTTAGATTCTCTTTTGCTACAGATTTAGCAACCATTCAAGAGGGAATCAAAAGAATTAAAGAGTTTGTAGAAAGTAAATAA
- a CDS encoding M48 family metallopeptidase, with protein MSFQIEINEKIVTVKLENRKNMKHCYMRILKDDLIQIRANAYFTIYDAKKLVEKKLDWIEASIKKLSKNLIKEDEFLYLGEIRKLDDFKIKNLDLFYKKEIQKILPIFLEEFSSKMQLFPTSLSFRKNKRTWGSCNYKNGLNFNILLMKFPIEVMKYVIVHELAHIKHKNHSRDFWSLVAVYCPNYKEIERNFKNFL; from the coding sequence TTGAGTTTTCAAATAGAAATAAATGAAAAAATTGTAACAGTAAAATTAGAAAATAGAAAAAATATGAAACATTGTTATATGAGAATTTTAAAAGATGATTTGATACAAATTCGAGCAAATGCCTATTTTACTATCTATGATGCTAAAAAATTAGTTGAAAAAAAACTAGATTGGATTGAAGCTTCAATAAAAAAATTATCAAAGAATTTGATAAAAGAAGATGAGTTTTTATATTTAGGTGAGATAAGAAAACTTGATGATTTTAAAATAAAAAATTTAGACCTTTTTTACAAAAAAGAGATTCAAAAAATTTTGCCAATTTTTCTTGAAGAATTTTCATCAAAAATGCAACTATTTCCAACATCTTTGAGTTTTAGAAAAAATAAAAGAACGTGGGGTTCGTGTAATTATAAAAATGGATTAAATTTTAATATTTTACTTATGAAATTTCCAATTGAAGTGATGAAATATGTGATTGTTCATGAGTTAGCTCACATAAAACATAAAAATCATTCTAGGGATTTTTGGAGTTTAGTTGCAGTTTATTGTCCAAATTATAAAGAAATAGAGAGAAATTTTAAGAATTTTTTATAA
- a CDS encoding DUF721 domain-containing protein has translation MKKINEILSHLKNNPEFRKINTSFLIMKFIDVLPLKLKKGVKFGYIKNQTLYFVLTHPVYKMEFEYNKADIKSLLKNFKIANVEDIGFFVTNIIEKKEDKEEEKPLYIERSYGIFENRAKDEKIFKKFEKIREIIKNS, from the coding sequence ATGAAAAAAATTAATGAAATACTTAGTCATCTTAAAAATAATCCTGAATTTAGAAAGATTAATACCTCTTTTTTAATAATGAAGTTCATTGATGTACTTCCTTTAAAATTAAAAAAAGGTGTAAAATTTGGATATATCAAAAACCAAACTTTATACTTTGTATTAACTCATCCTGTATATAAAATGGAATTTGAGTATAACAAAGCAGATATAAAATCATTATTAAAAAATTTTAAGATTGCAAATGTTGAAGATATAGGATTTTTCGTTACAAACATAATTGAAAAAAAAGAAGATAAAGAAGAAGAAAAACCTTTATATATTGAACGTTCTTATGGAATTTTTGAAAACAGAGCAAAAGATGAAAAGATTTTTAAAAAATTTGAAAAGATAAGAGAGATTATAAAAAATTCTTAA
- the nadB gene encoding L-aspartate oxidase, with product MKIYDYVIIGTGVAGLNAARLIPKDKKVLILCKMSTWNCNTFWAQGGIASAVDENDIPIHINDTLTAGVNYNDKKTVELLSKKSISTIKNLIAAGMKFDVNEKGELAYTKEAAHSRNRILHADGDATGRMMHVFLLEHCEHVILTQSVVCDLLIKDDICYGVQYFTSETEQKVVYAHNTIIASGGVGSIYRYHTNSTANAGEVQGIIAEKGLPLKDMEMMQFHPTVVRGTNFARKPLLSEALRGEGAYIVDENGYRFLFDYHKDGELAPRDVVSRSIFDYNKKTGLGVFLSFETFEKKAFKKRFPNIYSNLKELGYELPFERVPISPAFHYSMGGIETTLEAKVKGMKNLYAIGEVACTGVHGANRLASNSLLEGLVFSEIAVETSLKENFKINPENYDKPIITYVRNKEIDKDIKDNLREIMWTHAGIVREPKNLEKSLEIIEGYLKQNVGRLLFLRLLTAKSILKSALERKKSLGAHYIKENE from the coding sequence ATGAAAATTTATGATTATGTGATAATTGGGACAGGTGTTGCTGGTCTTAATGCAGCAAGATTAATTCCAAAAGATAAAAAAGTGTTGATTTTATGCAAAATGTCAACATGGAATTGTAATACATTTTGGGCTCAAGGTGGAATAGCAAGTGCTGTTGATGAAAATGATATTCCAATTCATATAAATGACACTTTAACAGCCGGTGTAAATTATAATGATAAAAAAACTGTTGAACTTTTAAGTAAAAAATCAATTTCAACTATTAAAAATTTAATAGCTGCTGGAATGAAATTTGATGTAAATGAAAAGGGTGAATTAGCTTATACAAAAGAAGCAGCTCACAGTAGAAACAGAATTTTACATGCAGATGGTGATGCAACTGGAAGAATGATGCATGTGTTTTTACTAGAACATTGTGAACACGTTATTCTTACTCAATCAGTTGTTTGTGATTTACTTATAAAAGATGATATTTGTTATGGTGTTCAATATTTTACAAGTGAAACAGAACAAAAAGTTGTTTATGCACATAATACAATAATTGCAAGTGGTGGAGTTGGTTCTATTTATAGATACCACACAAATTCAACTGCAAATGCAGGGGAAGTTCAAGGAATTATTGCAGAAAAGGGACTTCCTTTAAAAGATATGGAGATGATGCAGTTTCACCCAACAGTTGTAAGAGGTACAAATTTTGCTAGAAAACCACTTTTAAGTGAAGCATTAAGAGGTGAGGGCGCTTATATTGTTGATGAAAATGGTTATAGATTTTTATTTGATTATCATAAAGATGGTGAATTAGCCCCAAGAGATGTAGTTAGTAGGTCAATTTTTGATTACAATAAAAAAACAGGTTTAGGAGTCTTTTTATCATTTGAAACATTTGAGAAAAAAGCTTTTAAAAAAAGATTTCCTAATATTTATTCAAATTTAAAAGAGTTAGGATACGAATTACCTTTTGAAAGAGTTCCAATAAGTCCTGCTTTCCACTATTCAATGGGTGGAATAGAGACAACACTTGAAGCAAAAGTTAAAGGAATGAAAAATCTTTATGCAATAGGAGAAGTAGCTTGTACAGGAGTTCATGGAGCAAATAGATTAGCTTCAAACTCTTTACTTGAAGGATTGGTTTTTTCAGAAATTGCAGTTGAAACATCTCTAAAAGAAAATTTTAAAATCAACCCTGAAAATTATGATAAACCTATTATTACTTATGTTAGAAATAAAGAGATTGATAAAGATATAAAAGATAATTTAAGAGAGATTATGTGGACTCATGCAGGAATAGTGCGAGAACCAAAAAATTTAGAAAAATCTCTTGAAATAATAGAAGGCTACTTAAAGCAAAATGTCGGTAGATTGCTATTTTTAAGGCTACTTACGGCAAAATCTATTCTAAAATCTGCATTAGAGCGTAAAAAATCACTTGGTGCACATTATATTAAGGAGAATGAATGA
- the nhaD gene encoding sodium:proton antiporter NhaD, translating into MIKVLMTLIFGSLSLFASAASTGENPDLTMTWVGFACLFIFVVGYYFVAAEEKYTIDKAKPALFIGTFMFILVALYYVLNDLDLNLVHTEANHLILEIAGIFFFLFVAMTYIESLIHMGVFDRLKYNLISKGYTYRKLFWVTGFLAFFISPIADNLTTALILSTVLITIEKTRKDFLVPGAINIVVAANAGGAWSPFGDITTLMAWTAGKGTFTDFLFLFPASIGGYMITAFLLSRFVPNTKPDFDASKEVKPKMAEGAKMVMFLGVFTIFCAVMSHQVLHLPAMWGMMFGLALLKVYSYGLGKKYGKEHFNIFHSMAKIENNTLMFFFGILAAVGALYFIGWLALAAVVYDPEILGPTWANIGVGFLSAIVDNVPVMSAILKANPNMGLDQWMLVTLTAGVGGSLISFGSAAGVGVMGKLHGIYTFGSHMKFAWTVFIGYVVSVSIWYVQYEILGFYHIG; encoded by the coding sequence ATGATAAAAGTTTTAATGACTTTAATCTTTGGGTCTTTATCACTATTTGCAAGTGCTGCAAGTACTGGAGAAAATCCTGATTTAACTATGACATGGGTTGGTTTTGCATGTCTGTTTATATTTGTTGTTGGTTACTATTTTGTAGCTGCAGAGGAAAAATATACAATAGATAAAGCAAAACCTGCTTTATTTATAGGTACATTTATGTTTATTTTAGTTGCACTATATTATGTGTTAAATGATTTAGATTTGAATCTAGTTCATACAGAAGCTAATCATTTAATTTTAGAAATAGCTGGAATTTTCTTTTTCTTATTTGTAGCAATGACATATATCGAGTCATTAATCCATATGGGAGTATTTGATAGATTAAAATATAATCTAATCTCAAAAGGTTATACATATAGAAAACTATTTTGGGTAACTGGATTTTTAGCATTTTTTATCTCTCCAATTGCTGATAACTTAACAACAGCACTTATTTTATCTACAGTTTTAATTACTATTGAAAAAACAAGAAAAGATTTCTTAGTACCAGGTGCTATAAATATCGTTGTAGCTGCAAATGCAGGTGGTGCTTGGTCTCCATTTGGTGATATTACTACACTTATGGCATGGACAGCAGGAAAAGGAACATTTACAGACTTCTTATTCTTATTCCCAGCTTCTATTGGTGGATATATGATAACAGCGTTTTTACTTTCAAGATTTGTTCCAAATACAAAACCTGATTTTGATGCTTCAAAAGAAGTAAAACCAAAAATGGCAGAAGGTGCTAAAATGGTAATGTTCCTTGGAGTATTTACAATATTTTGTGCCGTAATGTCTCATCAAGTATTACATTTACCAGCTATGTGGGGTATGATGTTTGGACTTGCTTTACTTAAAGTTTATTCTTATGGTTTAGGTAAAAAATATGGAAAAGAACACTTTAATATCTTCCATTCAATGGCAAAAATAGAGAATAATACTCTAATGTTCTTCTTTGGTATTTTAGCAGCAGTTGGAGCTTTATACTTTATTGGTTGGTTAGCTTTAGCAGCAGTTGTGTATGACCCTGAAATATTAGGACCAACATGGGCAAATATTGGAGTAGGTTTCTTATCTGCTATTGTTGATAACGTTCCTGTTATGTCTGCGATTTTAAAAGCTAATCCAAATATGGGACTTGACCAATGGATGTTAGTTACTTTAACAGCTGGTGTTGGTGGTTCTTTAATCTCTTTTGGAAGTGCTGCTGGTGTTGGAGTAATGGGTAAATTACATGGAATTTATACTTTTGGTTCACATATGAAATTTGCATGGACTGTATTCATAGGATATGTTGTTTCTGTTTCAATTTGGTATGTTCAATACGAAATTTTAGGTTTCTATCACATAGGTTAA
- the guaA gene encoding glutamine-hydrolyzing GMP synthase: MKHVPIVVLDFGSQYTQIIARKLREAGVYSEIVPYSESIEDIMARTPKGIILSGGPASVYADDAYHPDTTIFELGLPILGICYGMQLISQHFGGSVIPASHHEYGKAKLKFEVENPIFKDTTDGQIVWMSHGDRVEHIPAGFEKIATSENSPFAAIANTDRNIYAFQFHPEVYHSVEGSKLLKNFAKHICGCESTWNMGSFAKEQIKRIQEQVGNKKVLCGVSGGVDSSVVATLLAEAIGENVIPVFVDNGLLRANEREQVEAMFKARGVKLITVDASEEFLTKLAGVTDPETKRKIIGETFIEVFDKEAKKHQGIEFLAQGTLYTDVIESVSVKGPSKTIKSHHNVGGLPDWMKFELVEPLREIFKDEVRALGLELGLPASMIGRHPFPGPGLAIRIMGDVNKPDLELLRKADTIMLDVLHATGYYDKTWQAFTVLLNVKSVGVMGDNRTYDNTVCVRIVEATDGMTATFAHIPHDILETISRRIINEVDGINRVVYDISSKPPATIEWE; this comes from the coding sequence ATGAAACATGTACCAATAGTAGTATTAGATTTTGGTAGTCAATACACTCAAATCATTGCTAGAAAACTTAGAGAAGCTGGTGTTTACTCTGAAATAGTTCCTTATAGTGAATCTATTGAAGATATTATGGCTAGAACTCCAAAAGGAATTATTCTTTCAGGAGGTCCTGCTTCTGTTTATGCTGATGATGCTTATCATCCTGATACTACAATATTTGAACTTGGTCTTCCAATTTTAGGTATTTGTTATGGAATGCAGTTAATTTCTCAACACTTTGGTGGAAGTGTAATTCCTGCAAGTCATCATGAATATGGAAAAGCTAAATTAAAATTTGAAGTTGAAAATCCAATTTTTAAAGATACAACAGATGGTCAAATTGTTTGGATGTCACATGGTGATAGAGTTGAACATATTCCAGCTGGATTTGAAAAAATTGCAACAAGTGAAAACTCTCCATTTGCAGCTATTGCAAATACTGATAGAAATATCTATGCATTCCAATTTCACCCAGAAGTTTATCACTCAGTTGAGGGAAGCAAATTATTAAAAAACTTTGCAAAACATATTTGTGGTTGTGAATCAACTTGGAATATGGGTTCATTTGCTAAAGAGCAAATCAAAAGAATTCAAGAGCAAGTTGGAAATAAAAAAGTTCTTTGTGGAGTTTCAGGTGGAGTTGATAGCTCTGTTGTAGCAACACTTTTAGCTGAAGCAATTGGTGAAAATGTAATTCCAGTATTTGTTGATAATGGATTATTAAGAGCAAATGAGAGAGAACAAGTTGAAGCTATGTTCAAAGCAAGAGGTGTAAAATTAATCACTGTTGATGCAAGTGAAGAGTTTTTAACTAAATTAGCAGGTGTTACAGACCCTGAAACAAAAAGAAAAATCATTGGTGAAACATTTATCGAAGTATTTGATAAAGAAGCAAAAAAACACCAAGGTATTGAGTTTTTAGCACAAGGAACTTTATATACAGACGTTATTGAATCAGTTTCTGTAAAAGGTCCTTCAAAAACTATCAAATCTCACCACAATGTTGGTGGATTACCTGATTGGATGAAATTTGAATTAGTTGAGCCTTTAAGAGAAATCTTTAAAGATGAAGTTAGAGCTTTAGGATTAGAACTTGGACTTCCAGCATCTATGATTGGACGTCATCCTTTCCCTGGACCAGGACTTGCTATTAGAATCATGGGAGATGTAAATAAACCTGATTTAGAACTATTAAGAAAAGCTGATACTATCATGTTAGATGTGTTACATGCAACTGGATATTATGATAAAACATGGCAAGCATTTACAGTATTATTAAACGTAAAATCTGTAGGTGTTATGGGTGATAACAGAACTTATGATAACACTGTTTGTGTTAGAATCGTAGAAGCAACAGATGGTATGACAGCTACATTTGCTCATATTCCACATGATATCTTAGAAACTATCTCTAGAAGAATCATCAACGAAGTTGATGGAATCAATAGAGTAGTTTATGATATAAGCTCAAAACCACCAGCAACTATCGAGTGGGAATAA
- a CDS encoding protein adenylyltransferase SelO family protein: MNKNNIETFNELSNLCDYSFVDKLNSDPDAKYSGDNKSPREVFSGHYVPVKPTPIKDPIYISHSINFFKELGFSENLLKSDDFIKLFSGDMSNISKPMQNIGWATGYALSIYGTEYYAQCPFQTGNGYGDGRAISVLEAVINGKRWEFQLKGGGKTPYCRGADGRAVLRSSVREFLAQEHMHALGIPTSRSLTLFTSKKEQVTRPWFRDNSYSKDPEVMIEEDVAITTRVASSFLRVGQIELFGRRARKNEHKNALKELEMIVLHLIDREYSEAINQDLTLEEKIIQLANEFQNRLTSLVANWIRVGYCQGNFNSDNCAAGGFTLDYGPFGFIEMFDPKYQSWTGGGNHFSFFNQPTAAFKNFKSFCSALKPLLTLNKETLEELEKIENNFSKVMQEKMEKMWTNKLGLDKFDVELFEELINLMIDTKVDYTIFFRELSNIPDEISSLEKSFYGTLKDENIKLRWNNWLEIWKLQINVNDESSKEKLSNQMKLTNPKYTLREWHLVWAYQEAQNGNYQPVQELQKIMTNPYNEQTKEIEEKYYIKKPSDFFGIAGISHVSCSS; encoded by the coding sequence ATGAATAAAAATAATATAGAAACATTTAATGAACTTAGCAATTTATGTGATTACTCTTTTGTGGACAAACTAAATAGTGACCCAGATGCAAAATATAGTGGAGATAATAAATCTCCAAGAGAGGTTTTTAGTGGACATTATGTGCCTGTAAAGCCGACTCCTATCAAAGACCCGATATATATTTCTCATAGCATTAACTTTTTTAAAGAGTTAGGCTTTAGTGAAAACTTACTAAAATCAGATGATTTTATCAAACTATTTTCAGGTGATATGTCAAATATTTCAAAACCTATGCAAAATATAGGTTGGGCAACTGGATATGCCTTATCTATTTATGGAACAGAATATTATGCCCAATGTCCTTTTCAAACTGGAAATGGTTATGGAGATGGTAGAGCAATCTCAGTTTTAGAAGCAGTGATAAATGGTAAAAGATGGGAGTTTCAACTAAAAGGTGGAGGGAAAACGCCTTATTGTAGAGGTGCAGATGGAAGAGCAGTTTTAAGATCAAGTGTAAGGGAGTTTTTAGCACAAGAGCATATGCACGCACTTGGGATTCCAACATCAAGGTCTTTGACTCTATTTACCTCTAAAAAAGAGCAAGTAACTAGACCTTGGTTTAGAGATAATTCATACTCAAAAGACCCCGAAGTTATGATAGAAGAAGATGTTGCAATTACTACTAGAGTTGCCTCTTCTTTTTTAAGAGTTGGGCAAATAGAACTTTTTGGAAGACGAGCTAGAAAAAATGAACATAAAAATGCTTTAAAAGAGTTAGAAATGATTGTTTTACATCTAATTGATAGAGAGTATAGTGAAGCAATCAATCAAGATTTAACTTTAGAAGAAAAGATAATACAACTAGCAAATGAGTTTCAAAATCGTCTTACTTCACTAGTTGCAAACTGGATAAGAGTTGGATATTGTCAAGGTAACTTCAATAGCGATAACTGCGCAGCTGGTGGTTTTACTCTGGATTATGGACCATTTGGATTTATCGAAATGTTTGACCCAAAATATCAATCTTGGACTGGTGGAGGAAATCACTTTTCATTTTTCAATCAGCCAACGGCAGCTTTTAAAAATTTTAAATCATTTTGTAGTGCATTAAAACCATTGCTTACTTTAAATAAAGAGACTTTAGAAGAACTAGAAAAAATCGAAAATAACTTTAGTAAAGTTATGCAAGAAAAAATGGAAAAGATGTGGACTAATAAACTTGGACTTGATAAGTTTGATGTTGAGTTGTTTGAAGAACTAATAAATCTTATGATTGATACAAAAGTTGACTATACTATATTTTTTAGAGAATTATCAAATATTCCTGATGAGATAAGTAGTCTTGAAAAAAGTTTTTATGGAACTCTAAAAGATGAGAATATCAAATTAAGATGGAATAATTGGCTTGAAATTTGGAAATTACAAATAAATGTAAATGATGAAAGCTCTAAAGAAAAACTTTCAAATCAAATGAAACTTACCAATCCAAAATACACTTTAAGAGAATGGCATTTAGTTTGGGCATATCAAGAAGCACAAAATGGAAACTATCAACCGGTGCAAGAGTTACAAAAAATCATGACAAATCCATACAATGAGCAAACAAAAGAAATAGAAGAGAAATATTATATTAAAAAACCTTCAGATTTTTTTGGAATAGCTGGAATATCGCATGTTAGTTGCTCATCGTAA
- a CDS encoding putative quinol monooxygenase, translating to MAITRQIIFLAKRDCIEELKALLKSTIEDTKKEEGCLMYEVFQTKTNPVEFIVIDSWESEEALNKHYETPHYSHFINNFKQYNAHIEPFELEVL from the coding sequence ATGGCAATAACAAGACAAATAATATTTTTAGCAAAAAGAGATTGTATCGAAGAACTAAAAGCACTACTAAAATCAACAATTGAAGATACAAAAAAAGAAGAAGGTTGTTTGATGTATGAAGTTTTCCAAACAAAAACTAATCCAGTAGAATTTATCGTGATTGATTCATGGGAAAGTGAAGAAGCTTTAAACAAACATTATGAAACTCCTCATTATTCACATTTTATAAATAATTTCAAACAATACAATGCTCATATTGAACCTTTTGAACTTGAAGTTTTATAA
- a CDS encoding RidA family protein yields MKIHRINPNKRWSDVTVFNGIATFTEVADTDTSADIKGQVKQIFDQVEASLALVDSDKSRILAVTIYITDFANFDGLNEIWDSWFPENCAPSRACVKAELVDPNLLVEMTFTAAAGEKFQS; encoded by the coding sequence GTGAAAATTCACAGAATTAACCCAAACAAAAGATGGTCAGATGTTACAGTTTTTAATGGAATTGCAACTTTTACAGAAGTTGCAGACACAGATACAAGTGCAGATATAAAAGGGCAAGTAAAACAGATATTTGACCAAGTAGAAGCTAGTTTAGCTTTAGTTGATAGTGATAAATCAAGAATTTTAGCAGTTACGATTTATATTACAGATTTTGCAAATTTCGATGGTTTAAATGAAATTTGGGATAGTTGGTTCCCTGAAAATTGTGCACCTAGTCGTGCTTGTGTAAAAGCAGAATTAGTAGACCCAAATTTATTGGTTGAAATGACCTTTACAGCTGCTGCTGGTGAAAAATTTCAATCATAA
- a CDS encoding 3'-5' exonuclease, whose translation MIKLFDLMDNSSSVDSDLQTPYSIGNRTIEIINTSEQLQKVMNTILLTPFIGFDSEQKPTFKKGQADNGVCLIQLATKQKCYLIQIKQIKNLKPLIDFLEDDKIIKIGTGLKGDSVALFKQFNLRVKSMIDLEDIFKELSSKNQIGAKKAASIILNEKLQKSKNISRSNWENKELTAGQIKYASEDATVVYDVMNEILKQYPFVMKMMPEFFQEANNKSEEIKKKKNV comes from the coding sequence ATGATAAAACTTTTCGATTTAATGGATAATTCAAGTAGTGTTGATAGTGATTTGCAAACTCCTTATTCTATTGGTAATAGAACAATTGAAATTATCAATACTTCCGAACAATTGCAAAAAGTTATGAACACAATTTTATTAACTCCTTTTATAGGTTTTGATAGTGAACAAAAGCCAACATTTAAAAAAGGACAAGCAGATAATGGTGTTTGTCTTATTCAATTGGCGACAAAACAGAAGTGTTATCTTATTCAAATTAAACAAATCAAAAATTTAAAACCTCTTATTGATTTTTTAGAAGATGATAAAATAATAAAAATAGGCACAGGTTTAAAAGGCGATAGTGTCGCACTTTTTAAACAATTTAATCTAAGAGTAAAATCAATGATTGACCTTGAAGATATATTTAAAGAATTGTCCTCTAAAAATCAAATTGGAGCTAAAAAAGCAGCTTCAATAATTTTAAATGAAAAATTACAGAAATCAAAAAATATCTCAAGGTCAAATTGGGAAAATAAAGAGTTAACAGCTGGACAAATAAAATATGCTTCAGAAGACGCAACAGTTGTATATGATGTGATGAATGAGATTTTAAAACAATACCCTTTTGTGATGAAAATGATGCCTGAGTTTTTTCAAGAAGCAAACAACAAATCAGAAGAAATAAAAAAGAAAAAAAATGTTTAA